A segment of the Ipomoea triloba cultivar NCNSP0323 chromosome 1, ASM357664v1 genome:
GAGTCTAATTAATCCACTTTAGTTAAAAGCAACATGGTTTAATTATAATTGCAGTTTATTTAGGTAACATGGTTTTATCAAAATTGTGAGATTTTTGTTGAAGTAAAAAAATACTCGGTATGAGTTAAGAAGATGGAAAAACTCAAAGTTATCAAAAGCCAATTTTAATAGAATAAGAGCATTAATGGTCAACATACATGAGAAGGTTTATTGGATGAGTTCTTATTAATTACATACACTCTCAATTTCTACTTCTTCATGTGACAAGCAATGATAAGTTATCTTCATTATTGGATCCGAAGAAAAATGTTTACATAAAAAATGTGCATGAGGGAATAAAAAGTGAAAGTAAATTTTAGGAGCCCATGCCAAGTAGTATTTTCTTATtagatatttataaaataatttatcatcTGGTATATATACCTTTGTGAGACTAATATGCTAACAGTAAGCACAAAATCACTAACCTTAGCTTGTAGTTACTTATGCAATCCGCTTATCAATTACACAGACACAAAGAGTTGAAATTGTTAAGTTGAAtctttacaaatttaaaatcttgATGATAAGTTAGAAgaaattcaatataatattaataccaATTCTTCCCTCACTTGTATATTGTTATTGATCACGATATCAAATATCTAAATtccaatttaatttaaaattgaattactCCAAACCTAATTAGCACcccatattaatattttattcgaGAACCGAGAGTCAGAAACCTTTTTATTCCAAAGATGGGCTGTGAAGTTGTTTGAAAGAGCAATCAATAgatttttgaaaaccaaaatagTGGGACTGTGGGAGTATATTACTGTATCAGAACAGAGATAAAGTCATGAGGGACAAAGTAGCCGTCAAAAGATATTCGGTCAAGGATAAAAGAAATTTACTCTCAAATCTCACTAGGAATTGGGGCCATTGAGAGACTTTGACTgataaaagaaggaaaaaactCCTAACTTTTTGTGTGTAGTGTTTATAAGCGGGAACTTGAGGACTCCCAATTTATCTTATTCAGTGAATTTTGGGTAAGAATTATAAGGTTACGATTATGGTAAATATACCTCGAAGGCGGAAGCTCCACGTTGGCTTTGAAGCAGCTGCCGGAGGCCATCGGAACAGATCTCTCACTGGTATACCGAAAAGCACAAAAAAAAGAATTCATCCGAAGCGGCAAAATAGCAGGATTGCCCAGGGTTGTATAAGATCTTTTTCTTTCTGTCTTAGACCTTGCCCGAGACGACTGTTACTACACCGATACCGACTCCGTGGTTCTTGGAAGCCCTATTCCGCGATTAATCTAACATAAATTGGATACATAATgtaaaaggacaaaaaaaaaagtgagagaaATATAGTACTAGGGTGTGAAGAATGAATTCAAATATTGTATTTCGATATTTTCAATATTCATTGCAAAACAAATTTCATACAATTGTCACTTTGTCAGTGAACAAGGTGGCAGGGTGCTTGCCTTTCAGTTAGGTCCACTGTTTCAAATTTAGTCTACCAACAACTCCAAAAGGAACGACTCCCTCATGATCAAGTTGCTATCAGACACTATTTGCATCACATCAGATGATCATAAAAAGTAGGATTTGTGAAACTAGGATCTACTCAACAGCTGCTATCAACCCTTCACTTTGTAAACTACACTGGCGGAGTTTCCAATTACAACAAGAATAGCATCCACATAAAAGTCTTCAACAACCCATTTTCAAagttcctttctttctttatttttgggACATTAATGCTTGACCCAAAATCTGGGTAGCTCTGATCTTTCAGAACTTAGCCGCCATGGTTGGTGATTCAGCTATCATGGGTACCAAGATCATCCCAACCAGATCAATTCTCGGATTCAAGAACCCCAGGGTGTTTGCTGCTCCAATTCCCAACCCCAATTTCAGCTTTGCTACTAAGAGATTGAATGACAACAAGGCTGCCCTTAGAGTAATGGCGGCGATTCACATTGAGAATGCTAGTAAATTGAAGAGCTTGAAGGGAATTGATGCGGTGTCAGAAGAGGAGTTGAAGGAGAAAGGGTTCTTAGGGTTAAGGAAGACGAAGCTCGTGTGCACGATCGGGCCGGCGTGCTCCTCTTTAGACAATCTGGAGGATTTGGCTCTGGGAGGGATGAATGTGGCGAGGCTTAACATGTGCCATAACTCAAGGGAGTGGCACCAAGATGTGATTAGGAAGATAAAGAAGCTTAATCAAGAAAAAGGGTTTTGTGTGTCTGTAATGATTGATACTGAAGGCAGTCAGATTCATGTGGTTGACCATGGAGCTCCTTCCTCTATCAAGGCAGAGGTAATTGCTAACTCTTCTCACTGGATAATGTCAATGTCATAATTTCATTTCTGGGTTTAGCTCAAATGCAATCTTAATTAATAGTTCtatgccaagaccttgtggtctagtggtctAGTGGAACCcgttgcactctcatatggaagaGGGTGAGTTTTAGCCTCAacggaggcgatattgactctttgtgcttcagtagattgagaaagtagttatgaacagaaactgcattgtaacagagtcaatagtatactaaaaaaaattaatagttctATGTTTGATTGGACCTTTAGGAGGGCTCAATTTGGAATTTCACAGCTCAGAAGTTTGAAGGTTTGCGGCCATTGACAGTTCAAGCACATTTTGAAGGTTTTTCTGAAGGTAATAGTATAGTAAGAGTGAATTGTTAGTATATGGGTAAAAGGGGAAAGCTTTAGATGAATTAGTAGGTGCTTGTATGTTGATGTGTAGGTATAAACATTGGTGATGAAGTTGTTATTGATGGAGGAATGGCTACGTTTGAAGTTATAGAGAAAATTGGAAATGATTTGCGATGCAAATGCACCGACCCTGGTCTATTGCTGCCCCGGGCTAAACTCAGCTTTTGGAGAGATGGAAAGGTCGTTGGGGGTAATAATGAGCTTCCGACTCTATCAGCGAAGGTGAATCCCTCAACTAGTTGCTATATATCCCGGTTCAGTTTTCAATGGTCGTATATCTATTTTGTTCTGTTTTCTGGTTACTAATAGTGGTTGAAAGTTAAAGGCTTTAAGTCTAGAAAGGATGTATTGATAAGTACTCCGTAGTTTATTAACATAAATCTCTAATCTCGTGTCTGAAATTTCATCTTTTACAGGATTGGGCAGACATTGAGTTTGGAATTTCGGAAGGTGTTGATTTTGTTGCGGTTTCATTTGTGAAAGATGCTGAAGCTATCAAGCAGCTAAAGAACTACCTGTCTACTAAATCCTCTGAGTAAGTTGTGCTCTGAAGTGACATCCAAATGAAAACTCAATTCAACAAGAATTTCGGTTCTCTCAATATTT
Coding sequences within it:
- the LOC116016967 gene encoding pyruvate kinase isozyme A, chloroplastic-like → MVGDSAIMGTKIIPTRSILGFKNPRVFAAPIPNPNFSFATKRLNDNKAALRVMAAIHIENASKLKSLKGIDAVSEEELKEKGFLGLRKTKLVCTIGPACSSLDNLEDLALGGMNVARLNMCHNSREWHQDVIRKIKKLNQEKGFCVSVMIDTEGSQIHVVDHGAPSSIKAEEGSIWNFTAQKFEGLRPLTVQAHFEGFSEGINIGDEVVIDGGMATFEVIEKIGNDLRCKCTDPGLLLPRAKLSFWRDGKVVGGNNELPTLSAKDWADIEFGISEGVDFVAVSFVKDAEAIKQLKNYLSTKSSDSIKTLAKIESLESLRKMEEIVEASDGIMIARGDLGVEIPLAQIPTVQEKITYVCRQLNKPVIVASQLLESMVEYPTPTRAEVADVSEAVRQYADALMLSGESAIGLYGQKALDVLRTASSCMEQSSRAENRQTSLHQLTLGVSLPDKIAEQICNCAVEMANNIGVDAIFVYTRNGQMASLLSRNRPNPPIFGFTNESSTRMALNLQWGIIPVLVDLSDDMEANIEKTIDLIKAKGLIKRDDAVLVVSDIIPTSTPQIVFQSIQVKTIV